Part of the Imperialibacter roseus genome, TTCGAAGTATAGGTGGGCTATCCCTGCCCGTACAAGTGGCGAGAGGGGGTCAGAAGCGGGCTTGTTTGTTGCATTGAACCATGCGATGAAGGTGTCCATTTCTTTTTTCACTCTTGAAGAGGGCGGGGCCTCATAGTGCACCTTGGGGCTGCCGAGTGCTCCTGACACCACTTGCATGGAATCCTCATGTGTTCTATATCTGCCAATATCCAACAGATCTCTTCTCCCGGAGGTCAACATTTCATGCCAGGAAAAGAGCTGATGTTCATCTAAGGGAGCATTATATGTTTTATACAAATCGATCATTAGCTCGGCTATTCCCTCTTCAGCGGGAGTAATTCTCCGTTGATGATCAGTTTTGAGGCCAAATTGTCGTCTAATAGAAGACTGTAGAGATTCTCTATTCAAAAGCTCACCCTCAATTTCTGATGTTTTAAATGCTTCATTACTCATTAAATCAACCTTCAGAACATCTTGGTCAGCCACACTGACATGCTTCATGCTTCCAAACATAATCCCCGCTCTGTGGAGGAAGTCTCGTTCGTAGGCTTCGTAAATATCAACTTTGTATTTGAATTGGGGCCACTCTTTGTGTTGCCAGTTCCAAGTCATGAGCTATATTTTTCTATTTATAGCTCAATATATGGGTATTTTATGAGCTATAAAAATTTTCTTATAGCTCATCCACATACAACTAGTAAGTTTAGTTTTGACTGATTGAGGAAATTAAACCGTAATAAGCTTCTCCCGTATCGCTTTTACGACGAGCTCCACCGGCGTCTTCACATTCATTTTCTTCAGGATGTTTTTGCGATGGGCGTGAATGGTATGAGGGCTGAGGTGCAGCTCCTCTCCAATTTCTTCTGTTGACAGGCCTTTGGCTATGAACCGGATAACCCCGATTTCTCTTTCAGAAAGCGTTTTCTCTGACTGCAGGTCGTCGGCTGCGTCGTTTTCGGCCAGGAAGGCTTCCATCACTTTGTTGCAAACGAATTTTTCCTGATGAATCGCAGCTTCCAGGGCGGCCAAAACCTCCCGTTGGCTGCAGTTTTTGGTGATGATGCCAATGGCACCGAATTTGATCAGCGGCTTTAAGTCTTCCTGATCGATGCGGGAAACAAGTAGGAGAGGGTATACTTGAGGGTTGTCAGCAAGCACTTCTAAGAGACTCGCTGGATCCAGGTCTTTCACCCCATATGGATTGACTATAAGGATGCCGGACGGAAAATTTTTCAGGACGTTGCTCAATGCAACACGGCTCTTGACCGTTTCTACCTGTACGGATTCAAAAGCTTGATGCACCAGGTATAATAACCCGGCAACGGACAACTCATGTGTATCAGCTACGATTACGTTAGGTGCAGACATCAGGCATTTTATCCTCAGTCTGCAAATAACAGCAAGTCCCTTGAGAAATTAAAGCTTATTTAGACTAAATATAAATAAATGATTTAACAGGTCTATTTTCAGGATGAAGTTACAGCACCAAACCGGTCTATTTGCTCGTCATTCTGTAGGTAAGGGCACCCGATGGACATTTCTTTACCTGCTCAATAATTTCTTCAGTCGTTCCGCCTTCAGGCTTTATCCAGGGACGTTCCTTGTAGTTGAAAACTCCGGGCAAGCCTCTCCAGCATTTTTCAGAGTGCTGGCAGTTTTCAGCCTGCCAAATGATGGTCACTTCGCCATTGCTATACTCTTTTATCTTGTCGGCCATATTGAATTATCTTATTCTGGTATCTATTGGGTTGGCTTTTGAAAGAAGCTTGTGGATGGGGCAGCTATTGGCAACAGAAGTCAGCCTTGGCAGCTGTTCCGGTGTATGTCCTTGCAGTACTACCTGCCGCCGGAAGGTGCCTATACCATCAATAGTTTCGTAAACCACGTTCACCGATTTCACCGATGCCTCCCACCCTTTGTGCTGGATATACATCTGCAACGTGATAGTGGTGCAGGCAGCAAGGCTTGCACAAACAAGTTCGGTGGGAGTAGGGGCGGTATCTCCCCCTCCTTTTTCTTCGGGTTCATCGAGCAATACTTCGTGCTGGCGAATTTTTGCACTCACCTGAAAATTTGTGTTGTTTGGAGTTGCTGTTGCTTCTGCCATGGGTGTTATTTAAATCGTGCTTGGTTTTTCTCATTCATCAAGTCATGGTACTCCTTGTGTTTTTTCAAAAATGCTACCACAAACGGACAGAGCGGTACCAGTTCGTGGCCTTCTTTTCTAATAATGTCCAGTGCTTCTTTCACAATTTTACTGGCCACACCTTTTCCTCTTAACGACGGATCAACCTCTGTATGAACAAGGAACATTTGATTAGTTGATTTCTTAAACGTGTATTCTATCACAGACAGAACACCATCAATCTCTAACTCAAACCTCTTTTTGTCGGGGTTATTGATAGTCTCATAAGCGTCCAGGTTCATAACACGTCTCTTAATTCGGGGTTCTTATCAAATACGGACCTGGCAAAGGGGCAAAGAGGGATGATGCTAATCTTCTTTGCTCTGGCATAAGCTACGGCGCTTTCTACCATTAGCCTACCTGCACCCTGACCACGCAATTCGCCGTCCACTTCGGTGTGGTCGATAATGATACGATCTGTGCCAGCCTTGCTATAGGTCATCTCGGCCATTTTGCGACCTTCGATTTCTATGTAGAATGATCCTTTTGAGTCTTCTTCCCGTTGTTTTACTTCTAGCATGGTTGTAAGATATTAAAAAGGCTGGCAGATCAATCCGCCAGCCGTAACTGATTTAGTTCATTGGCACTTCCATGAGCAACACCTCCGCATTGGTGGAAGCAGTTAGCTTACTCAGTTCGGTTTCCCACACTCCGAAGCCATCTCGTTTTCCCAGTTTCTGCCCGTCCACTTCTACATCGCCTTCCAGAATAAAGTAGTAGAGCCCATTGCCTTTTCCTTTTACCTGATAGTCGAGCGACTTGCCTGCGTCCAGTTTGGTCATGCTAAACCAGGCGTTTTGGTGTACCCAAACACCTTCATCATCCGCATTGGGCGACAACACCTGCTGCCATGCATTGTGTTTTTTGTCAGCGTCCAGGGTGATCTGGTCATAGCGGGGTGTCACATCCTTTTTGTTGGGGAACATCCAGATTTGAAGGAATTTCACTTCTTTGTCTTTGTGGAAGTTCTTCTCACTATGGTAGATGCCTGTGCCGGCACTCAGTACCTGCACATCTCCCTGCCTTATCACCTGTTTGTTCCCCATGCTGTCCTGATGCTCAAGGTCGCCTGACAATGGAATGGAGATGATTTCCATATTGTCGTGTGGGTGAGTGCCAAAGCCCATGCTACCGCTAACGGTGTCATCGTTCAAAACCCTTAAAACACCAAAATGCAATCTTTCAGGATCGTAGTATTGTGCAAAACTGAAAGTGTGATAGGAATTGAGCCAACCGTGGTTAGCATGTCCTCTCGTATTGGCTTTGTGCAAAATAGTTTTCATTTTTTGGTTCTCCTCTCAGAACTAAAGTTAGTTTTTAATCTCTTTTGTCCAATTTTCATACATTTATATGTATGTACATACAAATACGTGTTGGCAAGGAAAAAGTTGTTTTTAAGGGCGTTTTAATTTGTTGCTTACGCTTTTTTCATATCTCTGCATTGTAATCGGCTTTTAAAGAGTTGCAGAGGAGATTCATGTACTTTGCCGTGACTTTAGTGAGTTGGACTCATAGTAGTTCTTATCTTTAATAGATTTCTATGAACATACTACTGGTAGAAGACGAAGCAAAGGTAGCATCATTTATCAAGCAGGGGCTTGAAGAGCAGGGCTATGTGGTTGACCTGGCTACTGACGGGCAAATGGGCCTAACGTTATTTCTAAAGGGAGCTTACGACGTCGCAGTCCTGGATGTGATAGTCCCCTTTATCAGCGGGGTAGAACTTTGTCGGGCTATAAAGAACAACAAACCCTCACTGCCGGTAATCATGCTCACTGCTTTGGGTACCACCGAAGACAAAGTCAACGGTTTTGAGGCTGGTGCCGACGACTATCTGGTCAAGCCTTTTGAATTCAAGGAGCTTTTACTCAGGCTCAAAGCACTCACCCGTCGAAGCCAGAGAGAGGAAGTAGTCTCTCATGTGCTGACAGTAGCTGACTTGACCCTAGATCTCGACAAAAAGGTGGCTCACCGGGGGAACAAACAAATAGACCTGACTGCCAAGGAATTTGGTTTGCTCGAATACCTGATGAGGAATAAAGGCAGAGTGGTGTCAAAAATGGATATTTCAGAGAAGGTGTGGGACATAGATTTTGATACGGGCACCAATGTGGTAGAAGTATATATCAATATCCTGAGGAAAAAGATAGACAGAGACTTTGAGGACAAGCTCATCCATACCCGGATAGGGATGGGGTATATTTTTGAAAAAGCCTAATGCAAATCAGGGACAAGCTTACCTTCCTTTTCTTGCTGATAGTGGCGCTGATCATGGGCGCTTCTTCGTTAGCTATCTACTACTTATCGGCTCAGTACCGCAAACAAGAGTTTTATGAAAGGATAGAAAACAAAGCCAGAAATGTGGCCAAACTGCTTATTGAAGTAGAGGAGGTGGATGCAGAGCTGCTGCGGAAGATTGAGGAGAACAACCCGGTGAGCTTGCCAAATGAGGAGATTACCATTTTCGACTATCAAAATCAGGTGCTGTATAGTTCAGAAGGGGTGCAGACAGTGGAGGTGAATGAGGCTCTACTGAACAGGATAAGGCTTGAGGGGGAAGTCAGATTTGTATTCGGAAATCAGGAAGTGCTTGGAGTGCTTTTTACGGACCAATATGACAGAGTGGTGGTGGTGGCTTCGGCTACGGATATTTTTGGCTATCGAAAACTGAACAACCTGCGCAATGTGCTTTTCATCGTTTTCGGCGCAGGCCTGCTTTTTACCTTCATATCAGGGCGAATTTTTGCACAACGTACCCTAAGTCCTATTTCCCGGGTAATCGCCCAGGTCGACGCCATTGGTATCAGTAACCTGAGCAGCCGGGTAGACGAGGGAAATCAAACTGATGAGCTGGCGCAGCTGGCAGGCACATTCAACGACATGCTCGACAGGCTGGAAGAGGCCTTTAAGCTCCAGAAGAACTTCATTGCCAATGCCTCGCATGAGTTGCGAACGCCACTTACTGCTATTACCGGCCAGCTTGAAGTGACCTTGCTGAGCGACAGAACTGCCGAAGATTACAAGCGCACCGTAAATTCTGTTCTTGACGACATCAAGAACCTGAATTATCTGTCTAACCGGCTGCTGCTGCTTGCGCAGGCGAGCTCCGAGAGTGTTGAAAGCTCTTTCGGTTCCATAAGGGTGGACGAGCTTCTCTGGCAAAGCGCTGGTGAGCTCCAGAAAAGAAATCCATCATACAAGGTCTCAATATCGTTCAACGAGGATTTGGAGGATGATCAGATGACCATTGTCGGTAATGAGCAGTTGATAAAAACAGCTTTGCTCAACCTGATGGACAATGGGTGCAAATATTCTGATCCTCATGAGGTGCAGGTAAGCGTTGAACCAGACAGCGGACAGTTGGTGTTGACTTTCCAGGATTTTGGCATCGGAATAGACGAAGAAGAGCAGGAGCTGATTTTCGAACCTTTCCACCGGGGAAGCAACGCCCAAAACATCAAAGGCCATGGCATTGGGCTGTCGCTGGTGCAAAGAATAGTGAAACTGCACGAGGGGACGCTGATACTTATCTCAAAAAAGGGCAAGGGCAGCACTTTTACCCTGACGCTTCCGGTCGAGAAAAAAAATTAATGCCATTTTAATCTCGCACTAATAGGGCCTTTAGATGACCGCCGTACAATTGCATCATAAACATCAAAAGTATGAGCGAGTCATCATCAACATCGAGAATTAAAGTCACAGCTTATGTAATAGCCGGGCTTTTGTTTGTAAGCCTTTTTATTGGCGCCCACTATATCACTCTGAACAAGGAGGCGGTCGCCAGTCTTAACGAGGAGAAGCTTAAATCTGAAGCATTGCTTTCAGAGAAACTTCAACTTCAAAAAGAGATTGATAAGTTTAAAAAAGAGATAGCCTCTCTGACAGGCAAAAACGCCAATCTTGATCATCTCCTGGCTCAGGCGAATGATAACCTGGCTCAGAAGGAAGCGCAGCTAAGCCAGATCAAACGGAGCAATGGCTCCATTGCAGAACTGAACAGGCAAATAGCTGAGTTGAAAGCTTTGAAGTCAGGTCTTGATTCGCAGATTGCCAGCCTTAACGGAGAAATTAATAAGCTTCGGGATGAAAACGGCAACCTGAGAAAAGAGAACGCCAATGCTAATGCTATGATTGCTCAGTTGGAAATGGACAACAAAGTCCTTACTGAAAACATGGGTCTTCTTACTGCTTTGACCGAGGATAACCTTGTGCTCGTCACCAAAAAGAATGAAAAATTAACGGTAAGAGCTAAGAAAGCCAAGAAAATCAACTTCGTGTTCGACGTGCCACAGAGTGCTCTTGGTGGCCTTGAGTTCAAAGTAGTGTCTCCTGGTTCAAAAGTTTATTCCAAAGCCGATGGTACTGTTTCACACCACCTCTTGCAGGGAGATGGCAACCCTGTCGCAAGCCTAGGAGTTTATCCGGGCCAGTTTGAGATGGTTCAACGGGTAGAAATGGTTTTTACACCTAAAGAAAAATTGACCACCGGAATTTACAAGATCGAGGTGTATAACAAAGGTACTAAGCTGGGTCGCATGCAGGTGAAGCTGGATTGACCCCAGAAAGATAATATAGGTTGATTAGGTTAGGTTCCTGATTGAAAAGCGCTGGGTTTCCCAGCGCTTTCTTTTTTCCCAGCCTGTTATTTTTCGGCTACCGGCATCCTCACCCAATAAATGTCTCCCCTTCCATTACCAGGGGAGGTGAGCTGCCCGACAAATCCTTCGTATGTTAGAGAGCCTTCCGTCTGATCGGATGATTTGACTTTTTCACTGGTAAAGAAAAGCCACTGGCCGTCGGGAGAAACGTAAGGGCAATAGTCGAGCCTGGGGCTGTTGATGGCATCACCCATGTTAACTGCCGGCTGCCACTTTCCTGCAGGATCTTTTCTGCTAATGTATAAATCGCCACCTCCCTGGCTGCCTTCCCTTTGCCAGGATCCGAAAATGATAAACTGTTCGTTCGGGTCAACGAAGGCGTTGTATTCGTCGGTGGATGAATTGACCGTCGAGTCCAATGGCTCAGGTGCCATGAATTCGCCATTTTCAAATCGGGAAAGAACGATATCTTCTCCTCCCATGCCACCTTCTTCCAGCCTGAGTGTGAAATAAAGGTTGCCGCTTTTGGCGACAGATGGGTAATACTCATGGCCATCGGAATTCACAGGCGCTCCCATATTTTTGGCTTCCGACCAGCTGCCGTCCTTCTGCTTTTCGACATACCAAATATCAAAGTCTTTGTCGGGCTCGCCATTTGTTAGCGACCGCCTTGAGGCAAAATAAAGCTTCGACCCATCGGGCGAGAAGGCAGGTTCAATGTCATAACTATTACCAGAGAAAGAAGCAATGGCCGGGTCTTCCCATCGCCCTCCACTATACTTGCGCATTACTATCACACTCTTTTGGACGCCCACCAGAGAATTGTAGATTTCAGTTCCATCAGGCGAAATCGCAAAATCTCTTTCATTGTTACCAGTTGAGACATTCGCAGGAGCAAACATTTCAGGAGTGGTGCCTGGCGTTGACTGGCCAAGGTATTCCCAAGGCTTTTCAGGCTGTGCTTTACAACCGACGATCAGTGCAAACAGAAGCAAATAGCGATTCATTTTGATAGATTTAGTGACGTTAGGTTAATTTCTGCTGCGTTTCTTTCGGGCAGCCTTTCATAGAACAACCCACTGGCAATTGAGCCGTATTTGGGGCAAAGGTTCCTTTAATGTGCAGTCAGACATCGTACACGCCGGAATGCCGCCATTCATTTCAACGCTTTTGAGAATTTTATTCCTGACATCTGCGTTAATTTGCAATTGATATGAAGGACGGCCAAAGTTTTGGGTGACATATTACAAGAAGATTGATGAACAACGGAGCAGTTGCGGCCACCATGGCCAACGAAACCACCAACAAAGCCACATTTTCCATTTTGGTGGCTCTTAGTATTTCACACCTGTTGAACGACACTATGCAGTCGCTGATCCCATCCATTTACCCGATGGTGAAGGAGAATTATCAGCTCACATTTAGCCAGATTGGCTTGATTACACTTACGTTTCAGCTGACTGCCTCCCTGCTTCAGCCTGTAGTGGGTGCATTTACAGATAAGCGGCCACAGCCATTTTCACTTGCTGCTGGAATGGGCTTCACCCTATTAGGGCTGCTGGGTATGTCTATGGCCGGAAGCTTCACCATGATTCTTGTGTCAGCGGCTTTTATAGGCCTGGGTTCATCTGTTTTTCATCCGGAAGCCTCCCGCATGGCGCACATGGCGTCCGGCGGCCGTCATGGAATGGCTCAGTCGTTGTTTCAGGTGGGTGGCAATGCGGGAAGCTCCCTGGGGCCGTTGCTAGCAGCGTTGATCATTGTCCCGCTTGGGCAATTTCACGTCATATGGTTTTCTCTGCTGGCCTTGTTGGCGATGATTATATTGGCCAACGTCGGCAAATGGTACAAGTTTCAGTTGGTGGTTAAGAGCAGGAAAGCCAAGCGAGCCGTTGCCGAGCCGGAGAAAATATTCGCCCTTCCGGTAAAGAAGGTAGTCTGGTCGTTGACTATTTTGTTATTGCTCATTTTTTCCAAGTATATCTATATGACCAGCATGAGCAGCTATTTTACTTTTTACCTGATTCAAAAATTTGATGTGTCGGTAAAAGCATCGCAGCTGTACTTATTTATGTTCCTTTTTGCTGTCGCTGCCGGCACCTTCCTGGGAGGCCCCATGGGAGATCGGTTTGGTCGCAAGTATGTGATCTGGTTCTCGATACTTGGCGCAGCGCCTTTTACACTGATACTGCCTTACGCCAGCCTGTTCTGGACGGGAGTATTAAGCGTAGTTATTGGACTCATATTGTCGTCAGCTTTCTCCGCCATTCTCGTTTATGCCCAGGAGTTGGTGCCTGGGAAAGTGGGCATGATTGCCGGACTGTTCTTTGGCCTGGCTTTCGGTACCGCCGGCATCGGGTCGGCCTTGCTCGGGGAACTAGCTGATAGAACCAGCATTGAATATGTTTTTGCTATTTGTTCTTTCCTGCCTCTGTTGGGTATTATAGCTGTGCTCTTGCCGGGCAGAAAGGAGCTCCAGGCTGGTTAATATTTGGGATGTTTGGCAGTGACCGGTACCGTCCGCTGGCGGGCAAAACAGCGTTGTAGCTTGGAATAAAATATTTGCAATTAATTGACTGTCAGTTAATTAATTTATGGAACGATGATTGCAAAAGCGCCGACAAAGTAAAACCGCTATCACTATGTTGACGAACTTCTTGAAATCAGCACTCCGCAACAGCCTGCGGCACAGAGGCTACACACTGATCAATGTCCTGGGCTTGTCGGTAGGGTTGGGAGTGTTTTTGATCCTCATGTTCTATATCAGATATGAGCAAAGCTTCAACTTGTATCACTCGAAAGCTGATAAGATTTATAGAATTGTAGAAAGTGGGACTACTCCTGAAGCGGGAGAAGTGAAAACTATTTTCACGAACTGGGCCATGGGAGGGGCGTTGAAAGCTGAGTTTCCTGAGGTAGAGAACGTCGCCAGGGTGTTTATTTTTGGCGGTGCTATGCACACAATCGGCGAGAAGAAATTTCTGGAGCGAAATTATTATGTAGTTGAGAAGTCATATTTTGAGGTGTTTGACCACCGATTCACAGCAGGAAGCATCGCCCAGGATGTTGGAAACAATGGTGTGGACCTGATCTTGACTCATTCGGCAGCCAAAAAGTATTTTGGTGCTGAGAACCCTGTTGGCAAAATGATTGACTCTGACCGATTTGGCTCCTGTAAGGTGGTGGCGGTGATGGAGGATGTGCCAAAAAATTCAAGCTTTCAACCTGATTTCTTTTATCTCGCCGACATAAAAATGTGGAGCGAAAATTACCAAAGATATTTCGGCAGCTGGGAGCCTCGAAATTGCGGCACTTTTCTGGTGCTGAACGACCCTTCGGCGGTTGCCTCTGTCATGCAAAAGAAGGAAGCGTTTCTGAAAGACAACCTGGGGGAGCAGTGGAAGACAAGGGATTTTGAGTTGCAGCCACTTACGGATGTGCACCTCAGGTCTGTAGACATTGACACTCCCACGCAGCATGCCAAGGGTAATCAGCAATACATCATCATTTTCGGGCTCATTGCAGTTTTTGTGCTAGTCATCGCTGTCATCAATTACATCAACCTGGCCACCGCAAGAGCTATTTTCAGGCGCAAGGAGGTGGGTATTCGCAAAGTGGTTGGTGCATCGAAGGGGCAGCTGATAAGCCAATTTTTAGTGGAGTCGATGTTGGTTTCAACTGTGGCATTAATTGCCGCATTAGGGCTTATCGAACTGGCACTTCCATGGTTCAATAGCCTTACTGAAAGAACTATCGAGATCCCTTATCTTCAGCAGCCTTTCATCCTTGTGGCAATCTTCAGTGTGAGCACTATAACGGGCATCTTTTCCGGCTTGGTACCTGCTTTTATTATTTCAGCGTATCAACCGGGCCAGGTGCTGGGCGGGCACTTTCAAAAGGTGGGTAATTTGATATCCCGAAAAGTATTAGTGGTCTTCCAATTCTCTTTGTCCATTGTTCTGATCATTGCTACCGCTGTGGTGTACAATCAAATGGACTATGTACAAAACCGGGATATGGGATTCGACAAAGAACGAAAAATGGTGATTGATATTAACTCAGGAAATGTCCGGAGAAGCTTCAGAGCCATGAAGAGCGAGTTTGCAGCGCACCCTGATGTTCTGAATGTGGCGGCAGTAAGCCGGGTACCTGGTGAGTGGAAATCACTGCCAGCTGTTTCTGTGACAAAGATGGCAGGCGAAGACCCCCAACTGATGCGTTTTATGGGTTTTGACCCTGATGCACTTGAGACGTTCGATATCAAATTAACGGTGGGGAGCAATTTTTCAGGTAACGACCAGTTAGATTCTCTCCATGTTTTACTCAACGAAAAAGCAGCTGCAATG contains:
- a CDS encoding Fic family protein, whose amino-acid sequence is MTWNWQHKEWPQFKYKVDIYEAYERDFLHRAGIMFGSMKHVSVADQDVLKVDLMSNEAFKTSEIEGELLNRESLQSSIRRQFGLKTDHQRRITPAEEGIAELMIDLYKTYNAPLDEHQLFSWHEMLTSGRRDLLDIGRYRTHEDSMQVVSGALGSPKVHYEAPPSSRVKKEMDTFIAWFNATNKPASDPLSPLVRAGIAHLYFESIHPFEDGNGRIGRAISEKALSQALGKPTLIAISHVIESNKKEYYEALQNNSTSLAIDQWLEYFCHLVIQAQSHTQSTIDFLIEKGKFFHRFSNALNPRQTKVIERIFKEGINGFKGGLSAENYIRITQTTASTATRDLQNLVEQGALKRTGARKGTRYYLNINHESTAVY
- a CDS encoding helix-turn-helix transcriptional regulator, encoding MSAPNVIVADTHELSVAGLLYLVHQAFESVQVETVKSRVALSNVLKNFPSGILIVNPYGVKDLDPASLLEVLADNPQVYPLLLVSRIDQEDLKPLIKFGAIGIITKNCSQREVLAALEAAIHQEKFVCNKVMEAFLAENDAADDLQSEKTLSEREIGVIRFIAKGLSTEEIGEELHLSPHTIHAHRKNILKKMNVKTPVELVVKAIREKLITV
- a CDS encoding (4Fe-4S)-binding protein, with product MADKIKEYSNGEVTIIWQAENCQHSEKCWRGLPGVFNYKERPWIKPEGGTTEEIIEQVKKCPSGALTYRMTSK
- a CDS encoding OsmC family protein encodes the protein MAEATATPNNTNFQVSAKIRQHEVLLDEPEEKGGGDTAPTPTELVCASLAACTTITLQMYIQHKGWEASVKSVNVVYETIDGIGTFRRQVVLQGHTPEQLPRLTSVANSCPIHKLLSKANPIDTRIR
- a CDS encoding GNAT family N-acetyltransferase, with amino-acid sequence MNLDAYETINNPDKKRFELEIDGVLSVIEYTFKKSTNQMFLVHTEVDPSLRGKGVASKIVKEALDIIRKEGHELVPLCPFVVAFLKKHKEYHDLMNEKNQARFK
- a CDS encoding GNAT family N-acetyltransferase — encoded protein: MLEVKQREEDSKGSFYIEIEGRKMAEMTYSKAGTDRIIIDHTEVDGELRGQGAGRLMVESAVAYARAKKISIIPLCPFARSVFDKNPELRDVL
- a CDS encoding pirin family protein; translated protein: MKTILHKANTRGHANHGWLNSYHTFSFAQYYDPERLHFGVLRVLNDDTVSGSMGFGTHPHDNMEIISIPLSGDLEHQDSMGNKQVIRQGDVQVLSAGTGIYHSEKNFHKDKEVKFLQIWMFPNKKDVTPRYDQITLDADKKHNAWQQVLSPNADDEGVWVHQNAWFSMTKLDAGKSLDYQVKGKGNGLYYFILEGDVEVDGQKLGKRDGFGVWETELSKLTASTNAEVLLMEVPMN
- a CDS encoding response regulator transcription factor, translating into MNILLVEDEAKVASFIKQGLEEQGYVVDLATDGQMGLTLFLKGAYDVAVLDVIVPFISGVELCRAIKNNKPSLPVIMLTALGTTEDKVNGFEAGADDYLVKPFEFKELLLRLKALTRRSQREEVVSHVLTVADLTLDLDKKVAHRGNKQIDLTAKEFGLLEYLMRNKGRVVSKMDISEKVWDIDFDTGTNVVEVYINILRKKIDRDFEDKLIHTRIGMGYIFEKA
- a CDS encoding sensor histidine kinase translates to MQIRDKLTFLFLLIVALIMGASSLAIYYLSAQYRKQEFYERIENKARNVAKLLIEVEEVDAELLRKIEENNPVSLPNEEITIFDYQNQVLYSSEGVQTVEVNEALLNRIRLEGEVRFVFGNQEVLGVLFTDQYDRVVVVASATDIFGYRKLNNLRNVLFIVFGAGLLFTFISGRIFAQRTLSPISRVIAQVDAIGISNLSSRVDEGNQTDELAQLAGTFNDMLDRLEEAFKLQKNFIANASHELRTPLTAITGQLEVTLLSDRTAEDYKRTVNSVLDDIKNLNYLSNRLLLLAQASSESVESSFGSIRVDELLWQSAGELQKRNPSYKVSISFNEDLEDDQMTIVGNEQLIKTALLNLMDNGCKYSDPHEVQVSVEPDSGQLVLTFQDFGIGIDEEEQELIFEPFHRGSNAQNIKGHGIGLSLVQRIVKLHEGTLILISKKGKGSTFTLTLPVEKKN
- a CDS encoding MFS transporter, which codes for MNNGAVAATMANETTNKATFSILVALSISHLLNDTMQSLIPSIYPMVKENYQLTFSQIGLITLTFQLTASLLQPVVGAFTDKRPQPFSLAAGMGFTLLGLLGMSMAGSFTMILVSAAFIGLGSSVFHPEASRMAHMASGGRHGMAQSLFQVGGNAGSSLGPLLAALIIVPLGQFHVIWFSLLALLAMIILANVGKWYKFQLVVKSRKAKRAVAEPEKIFALPVKKVVWSLTILLLLIFSKYIYMTSMSSYFTFYLIQKFDVSVKASQLYLFMFLFAVAAGTFLGGPMGDRFGRKYVIWFSILGAAPFTLILPYASLFWTGVLSVVIGLILSSAFSAILVYAQELVPGKVGMIAGLFFGLAFGTAGIGSALLGELADRTSIEYVFAICSFLPLLGIIAVLLPGRKELQAG
- a CDS encoding ABC transporter permease, with the protein product MLTNFLKSALRNSLRHRGYTLINVLGLSVGLGVFLILMFYIRYEQSFNLYHSKADKIYRIVESGTTPEAGEVKTIFTNWAMGGALKAEFPEVENVARVFIFGGAMHTIGEKKFLERNYYVVEKSYFEVFDHRFTAGSIAQDVGNNGVDLILTHSAAKKYFGAENPVGKMIDSDRFGSCKVVAVMEDVPKNSSFQPDFFYLADIKMWSENYQRYFGSWEPRNCGTFLVLNDPSAVASVMQKKEAFLKDNLGEQWKTRDFELQPLTDVHLRSVDIDTPTQHAKGNQQYIIIFGLIAVFVLVIAVINYINLATARAIFRRKEVGIRKVVGASKGQLISQFLVESMLVSTVALIAALGLIELALPWFNSLTERTIEIPYLQQPFILVAIFSVSTITGIFSGLVPAFIISAYQPGQVLGGHFQKVGNLISRKVLVVFQFSLSIVLIIATAVVYNQMDYVQNRDMGFDKERKMVIDINSGNVRRSFRAMKSEFAAHPDVLNVAAVSRVPGEWKSLPAVSVTKMAGEDPQLMRFMGFDPDALETFDIKLTVGSNFSGNDQLDSLHVLLNEKAAAMLGGEGIVGERIQFHDGEESITFQVVGIVENFNFESLYQEIGPMVIGPWNNVIMSIDYFVLNTKGDPSNVLEHASAVHDKFAPEGSIEYNFLDQQWERYYRDDVKRGTVFALAAGLAIFIACLGLLGLASFATSLRLKEFGIRKVLGASNQQLVYLISKEFLLLVLIGFALGSPLAYWLMDKWLSSFAYAEGLSVSTFAVTGLVVALIALLTVGYKSLQAARRNPTASLRNE